A single genomic interval of Dysidea avara chromosome 8, odDysAvar1.4, whole genome shotgun sequence harbors:
- the LOC136264505 gene encoding uncharacterized protein has product MDQHQGSCHEHSLVNLLTLPTELLVYIISFLSSLRDRVKLRYVSRWMRHVTEGTPSLWKEFVWPYYDSREECSVKEVLKVCGQHVKVLSFPYCRVPSTLVEMLQYCSNVQHLSLPSTKLDPEQLKKSINHMECLQTLELKVDNERDIKQLLLITGQLRELAIISDGCDHLELFKLWKELEFRPSNLKIYTLAELYYNCTVNLVDYATQLTDIPTGTTASFRVYDRYSKIPLIFSPSFPYFQLKVEESSKVTTTCVKPSDFGLLGLEYDLAMMTDCQYGGRTIYMVKYTYHLDYGVLSKLTDSTYIVKLCDLVCATDFDISSWSSLRSGHLEQLAIACPNLQRLNLNSCRCCLESLQGLQAIASNCYHLKGLNIGRISVLKLENHILLWEILSDMNLTHLTVDVCILRSKVANKKTLICLYQKCRTIRGIQCEDCGCRSSSKLSNKDPVTLSYFPSLNYCYCYVYHKKPTMVQDVINNCKELKCFLYSCERQLSLNVAHNHNLQQLRISALCTVVPDEFMASISAHGGLVHVVMNIRSMTAEGITSLVRNSPKLITLYLSAETIHHVDVENFNVTLKKLFCNRRLFTAGHYILYDNGKIKFSTELMDQGTDLLPLW; this is encoded by the coding sequence ATGGATCAACATCAAGGCAGTTGTCATGAGCATTCTCTTGTCAACCTGTTAACACTTCCTACAGAGCTATTAGTTTATATCATCTCATTTTTATCTTCACTACGTGACAGGGTAAAACTGAGATATGTCTCAAGATGGATGAGGCATGTGACTGAAGGAACACCATCACTGTGGAAGGAGTTTGTGTGGCCTTATTATGACAGTCGTGAAGAATGTAGTGTGAAGGAGGTGCTGAAGGTGTGTGGACAACATGTCAAAGTTTTATCCTTCCCTTACTGTAGAGTACCATCAACACTGGTAGAGATGCTACagtattgtagtaatgtacaaCATCTTAGTCTACCATCAACCAAGTTAGATCCTGAACAACTAAAAAAGTCAATAAATCATATGGAATGTCTGCAAACACTAGAACTAAAGGTGGACAATGAAAGGGACATTAAACAATTACTTCTTATTACTGGTCAGTTGAGAGAACTTGCAATaatttcagatggttgtgatcATCTAGAGCTGTTCAAGCTTTGGAAGGAATTAGAATTTAGGCCATCAAATTTGAAAATTTATACTCTAGCAGAGTTATATTATAATTGTACGGTTAACTTGGTGGACTATGCTACTCAACTTACTGATATTCCTACCGGTACTACTGCTAGCTTTAGAGTGTATGACAGATATAGCAAAATACCCTTAATTTTTTCACCTTCATTTCCATATTTTCAACTCAAGGTTGAAGAATCTAGCAAAGTGACCACTACATGTGTTAAACCCAGTGACTTTGGTTTATTGGGATTGGAATATGATTTAGCAATGATGACTGATTGTCAGTATGGTGGAAGGACAATATATATGGTGAAGTATACGTATCATCTTGATTATGGTGTTCTAAGCAAACTCACAGACTCTACGTACATTGTCAAACTGTGTGACCTTGTTTGTGCTACTGATTTTGATATTTCTTCCTGGTCCTCACTTCGTTCTGGTCACTTGGAACAATTAGCTATTGCTTGTCCTAACCTTCAGAGACTCAATTTGAACAGTTGCCGTTGCTGTTTGGAAAGCTTGCAAGGCCTGCAAGCTATTGCTAGTAATTGTTACCACCTAAAGGGACTAAACATAGGTCGTATAAGTGTTTTGAAACTTGAGAATCATATTTTATTGTGGGAAATATTGAGTGATATGAATTTGACCCACTTAACAGTGGATGTTTGTATTCTGAGATCAAAAGTTGCAAACAAGAAAactttgatttgtttgtatcagaaGTGTAGGACTATCAGAGGAATACAGTGTGAGGATTGTGGTTGTAGGAGTTCTAGCAAACTGTCCAATAAAGATCCAGTAACTTTGTCCTATTTTCCATCACtaaattattgttattgttatgtgTATCACAAAAAGCCTACTATGGTACAAGATGTGATTAATAACTGTAAGGAACTCAAATGTTTTTTGTACTCATGTGAACGTCAGCTATCACTGAATGTAGCTCATAACCACAATCTACAACAGTTACGCATTAGTGCATTATGCACTGTTGTTCCTGATGAATTTATGGCCTCAAtttcagctcatggtggactggtacatgtagttATGAATATACGATCTATGACAGCTGAAGGTATAACATCTCTTGTGAGGAATTCTCCTAAACTGATAACATTATATTTGAGTGCTGAAACTATACATCATGTGGATGTAGAAAATTTTAATGTCACTTTGAAAAAATTGTTTTGCAACCGAAGATTATTTACAGCCGGTCACTACATTTTATATGATAATGGGAAAATAAAATTTAGCACTGAATTGATGGATCAAGGCACAGATCTTTTACCACTTTGGTAA